CCCGCGACGATATCGACGCCAGACGCATTGGCCTGGAAGGCGTGTCGCTCGGTGGTTATTACTGCCCGCGCGCCGTGGCCTTCGAGCCGCGCTTTGCGTGCGGTGTGGTATGGGGCGCCAATCATGACTGGCGCGACGTGCAGAAGCGTCGCCTGGAAAAGGAAGGCAGTTTCCCGGTGCCGCATTACTGGTCCCATGTGTCCTGGGTCTGGGGCGCCAAAGACACGGACCAGTTCATGGCCATCGCCGAGCAGGTCCATCTGGACGGCATCCTGGATCGCATCAAGGTGCCCTTCCTGGTCACCCACGGCGAGAAGGATTCACAGATCCCGGTGAAATGGGCACATCGTACCTACGACCAATTGGTCAACAGCCCGAAACGCGAACTGAAAATCTTCACCGAGCGCGAGGGCGGCGTGCAGCATTCGAGTTTCGACAACAGTATCAATGCCGGCCAGTACATTGCCGACTGGGTGGCTGAAGTGCTCGGTGGTCGTACGGCATGAGCGGCGTCTGACGAGCTACCAGGATCAGGCTCTGGCGGTCCTTTGTCCGCCTGAGCCTGATCGAATCGGAACAGCCCGCCCGACTTATCAGTCGAACTTGATCAAATCCTTGAAGATCAGCTTACCCCAGCTGTTTCCACGCGCTTGCACAAGCATTCCTCCTTCCGAAAGCCCACCCAGCCTGATGGGGGCGAACCCGAGGTTCTCCGCAAGCGCACCCACCTCTTCCGCTGCGCGCTCATCGTCGCTCGCCAGGAACACGACTCTCCTGCCGCCCTGTACCGTCGGATCCTGCTCGAGGACAGTGGCGATCAAATGGTTGAACCCCTTTACCAGCCGCGCCCCCCGTGAAGGCCTGCTCGACCACCTTGGAAGAAGGCAAGCCCCCGAGTTCTTCAGGGGATACGCCATAGGCATTGGTCACATCGATAATCGTCTTACCCTCCCAGCTCGGCAGCGCCTTCGCAACGTCCCGGTGCGACTCGTAGCGAACAGCCAAAAAAAGGACGTCCGCGTTGACCGCCTCCGCCAGCCGTTTGGGAATGAGCCCCGGGCCGATCGCGGCCGCTTCGGGTGCAAAGCTCTCAGGGTCACGCGTGGTTGCAACGGACACCTCGATGGCGCTTCGGGCGAATGCCTTGGCAAGCGCCTGGCCAATCTTGCCGAAGCCGATAATTGCGTAGCTCATGGATGGTTCCTCGGGTCACTGCGCCCTGCGGGCTCCGGATTTCGAATGGAGCGACTGGCCGGGCGCGAAAAATCAGATTTGCGCCAGGCCGCCATCAACGGCAACTTCGCTGGCGGTCATGAAGCTGCTGTCTGCCGAGGCGAGGAAGGCGGCAACGGCTCCGATTTCTGCCGGATCGGCCATGCGCTGGAGCGGGTTCATCGAGGCGAAGACCTTCATGCCCTCCTCGCCCAACGCTTCCTTGGCCAGCTCGGTCGCCGTCGGCCCAGGCGACAGCACGTTGACCCGAATACCGGTGCCCTTCAAGTCCTCCGCCCAGGTCCGTGCAAGGTTGCGCACGGCTGCCTTGCTCGCGCTGTAGACGCTGAATGCCGGGGCGCCGGTGGTGCCGGCGCTGGAGCCGGTCAGGATGATCGGCAAGTGGAAACCGCTGGTCCTGTTTTTTCTGCGTAATGGTCCGAAGCGCTACGGCGAACTCAAGCGGCTGATCCCAGGCGTCAGCGACAAAGTGCTGATCCAGCAGTTGAAAGACCTGGAAGCCGACCGCGTCCTGGCACGGACCGACTACAAGGAAGTGCCGCCACGGGTGGACTACGCACTGACTCCGCTGGTCTGCGGCTGTTCCAGGGACGCGGCGGTCGTTACTTCCCGATCCCCATCAACAGGTCGAAAAGCAATTGCGCGACCGGGGACAGTGTTCGCCCGCGGCGTGATATCAGCCCCAGGGTTCGGCTGATTGCGGGATTCGTCAGCGGGCGCGTGACCAAGGTCGCATGCCCTTCCGCCGGCATGGCCAGCTTGGGCACCACACCCACGCCCAGCCCCGCCTCTACCAGGCTGACCAGCGCCGGAACATGCTTAACCTCACAGAACGACCGGGGCCGGATATCGCGGTTGGCGAGCGCCTGGTCGATGAGGAAACGATTGCCGCTGCCCTGCGCGAGGCTGATGTAGTCCACCGTCGTCAGGTCGTCCCAGGTCAGTGACTCGCGTTCGGTCAGTGGATGGCCGACTTGCAAGGCGACGACAAACGATTCCTCCAGCAACGGCTGGAACACCACATCGGCATCCTGGGTGCCGATGTAGGTCAGGCCAAAATCCGCCTCCCCCCTGGCCACCACCGTCAGGATCGCAGACGACGACTCATCGATGACCCGTACCCGGATTCCCGGGTATTTGGCGTGATATTGACGGATGACGTCCGGAAGGAAATACGCCACCGCCGAGGGTACGCAGGCGATGGTGACTTCCCCGGAAAGCCGGTAGGCCAGGTCGTGAAAACCAATCAGCGCATTTTCCACTTCGTTCAGCACATTGCGCGCGCGGGGAAGAAAACCACGGCCGATGGTGGAGAGTTCCACTCGACGGGTGGTGCGCTCGAACAACTGCACGCCCAGGGCCAGTTCAAGCTTGTCGACCCGACGCGACAGCGCGGATTGCGACAAATGCAGCGCCTGGGCAGCCGCGCTGAAACTACCCAGATCCGCTACGGCGAGAAAACCGCGTAAATCCGCGAGATCAAAATTCATGCGTTTCCCTCATAGATCCAACTTTTATTTGCATTTCTCTTTTTAATCAGCGCCCGGCAACCTGTCAACTCAGTCGAATCCATGAGTCATTTCCATGCACAACAAAAACGAATCCGCTGATGTTGCCCTTGAAGACCTGCGCGAACTGGGGCGTCTTGCCTTCCAGGGCTTGGGGCTTGCGCCAGAAGCCGCCGAACAGGTTTGCCAGGTGTTGGTGCTTGCCGACTTGTTCGGCTTGACCACCCACGGGCTGAGCCGCATCGAGTCCTATGGCGAGCGCCTCGAGTCCGGCGGCATCAGTGCCGCAGCCGAGCCGACTGTAGAGGCGCTTGCCCCCGCCATCGCACGGGTTGATGGGCGCAATGCCGTCGGGCCGTTGGTCGGCATGACGGCGCTGGAGGCCGGAATGAAGATCGCCCGGCAGTTCGGCATCGGCCTGGTCCTGGCGCGCGGCAGCAATCATTTCGGCCCCGTCTCGCCCTATTCCTACATCGCGGCCGAGCAAGGTTTTGCCAGCATCATCGGCAGCAACGCGACCACTACGATCGCACCTTCGGGCGGTAGCGACGCACGCCTGGGCAACAGCCCCCTGGGATTCGGCGTACCGAATCCGGATGGCAATCACTTCATGCTGGACATGGCCATGAGCGTCGTCGCGCGGGCGAAGATCCGCAACGCCCTCGCCCGCCAGGAAAGCATCCCGGACAACTGGGCAACGGACGTCAGCGGCAGGCCCACCACCGATCCCCGTGCGGCGCTGGACGGCTTCCTGTTACCCATCGGCGGTCACAAGGGCTACGGGCTGGCGCTGGTGGTTGATTTGCTGGCGGGGTTGCTTTCGAACGCGGCCTATCTGACCCACGTGAAATCCTGGGTCGATGCGCCGGATGAGCCGCAGAACCTGGGGCACTTTTTCATCCTCATCGATACCGCACGCCTTGGCTCCGCTGGCTGGCTGCAGGAACGCATGCGCGACTTCGCATCGATCCTTCACCAAAGCCCCCCCATCGAACCCGCGTCGCCGGTCATCGTTCCGGGGGAGATCGAACTGAAGAAGATGCGGCGCTACTTGCACGAAGGCGTGCCGGTGGATGCCGCCACCCGCCGGCTGTTGGATCAATACGCAAGTCGGGTGGCCTGAGATGACTTCATCCAACAAAAACCTTGCGACCGCCTTCAGCCCCACTGGCGTGCTGAGGGCGTCGATCAACGTGGGCAATCCCATCCTCGCGCGGCTGGACGAAGCCGGGAACGCGGTCGGTGTATCGGTCGATCTGGCCGCTGCCTTCGCCGAGGAACTGGGGCTGCCGCTTGAGCTGCGCGTGTTCAAAAGCGCGGGGGAATCCGTTGCGGCGGTTTCCGAGGGCCGCGCCGATTTCGGCTTCTTCGCGATCGACCCGCTTCGCGCCGAACAATTGGCCTTCACCGAACCCTATGTGCTGATCGAAGGCTGCTACCTGGTCAGGGAGGATTCGCACTTGAGCAGCATCAATCAGGTGGACCAGCCAGGCCTGGCGTTGGTGGTCGGCAAAGGCAGCGCCTATGACCTGTACCTGACGCGCGAGCTCAAGCACGCCACGATCATCCGCTCGCCGACTTCACCCACCGTGGTCGATACCTTCCTGGCCGAGGGGGCCGATGTGGCGGCAGGCGTGAAGCAACAGCTTGAGTTCGATACCACACGCTTCCCCGGCCTGCGCCTTCTGCCGGGGCGTTTCATGGAGATCCGCCAGGCCATGGGCGTTCCCCATGCCTATGGCAAGGACGCCGCCGAATGCTTGCGACGATTTGTCGATCGGGCCAAGGCCAGCGGCTTCGTTGCCGAAGCCATCAAGCGCCACGGCATCGTGGGCGCCACGGTCCCCGGCTGACGACCACGCAAACGTCCTGCGCCCTCTCCAATAAAAACAAGAGTAACTGACATGTTGGCATTCCTTGGCTTATCGATGGTCGTGGTATTTACCTACCTGATCATGGCGAAGCGACTTTCGCCCATCGTTGCGCTGATTGTCGTACCGGTGGTCTTTTCGATCATCGCGGGCTTCGCGCTCACCACCGACAAGATGATGCTCGACGGCATCAAGATGGTCGCCCCCTCGGCGGCGTTGCTGCTGTTCGCGATCCTGTTCTTCGGCGTCTTGTTCGACGCCGGACTGTTCGACCCGATGATCAAGACGATCCTCCGTGTGGTGAACGGCAATCCGGTGAAGATTGCCGTCGGCACGGCCATTCTCTCGTTGACCACCGCGCTGGATGGTGACGGCACGACCACCTACATGATCACCTGCGCAGCGATGCTGCCGCTGTATAAACGCATCCAGATGAACCCGATGATTCTTGCCAGTATCTGCGTGCTTTCATTGAGCGTGATGGGCGGGATGACACCGTGGGGCGGGCCGGCCACTCGGGTCATCGCGGTGCTCGGGCTGGACGCCGCCGAGTTCTTCTCGCCGGTGTGGTGGATCTGTTCGGCGCAGTACCTCCACAATCCCGGCGAACCCCTGCCGTTGATCCTGGTGGATGAGCCGAGCATCTATCGGCGCTATGCCCTGGAAGCGCTCGAACGCGCGAATATCCCATGGCGCCAGGCCTACCTGGCCTCGAACCTGATCGGCATCAAGGCCGCCACCCGCGCCGGCCTGGGCGTCACGCCCCGCAGCATGGAAATGCTCGGACCGGACATGCGCGTGCTGGGTGAGAACGATGGCTTGCCACGGCTGCCGGATGTGACCTATCACCTGTGGATCCGGCCCAATACCGTCAACCCGCTGGTGCGCCGGGCCTATGACCTGATCAGGAACAATCAAGGGCATTGAGACGACGCTCGTCATTGCCCGAAACTGCTCCCGACAGTCAATACGCGAAGCCCTGCCCCAGCTCACTTTCCATCCATTCCAGGAAACGCCGGACGCGAGGGAAACTCGAGTGCGCCTTGGGAAACACCAGGTGGTGGGCAGCCACGGGGGCGCTGAGCGCTTCTGGCGCCACCTCGACCAGGCTGCCGGCCGCCAGGTATTTCTTCGCCAGCAACGTGCTTTCCAAGGCAAACCCCAACCCATGGCTGGCTGCTTCCAGCGACATGTATGACCGGTCGAAGCTCAAGGCGTAAGGTTTCTCCGGGCGCGCCAGGCCATGTTGAGCGAACCATTGCGGCCATTTGAGTAAGGTGGCTTCGGAAAGCACCAGGTCGCAATCCAACAGGTCGGACGCGCTGCGGATCGGGCATTGCGCGAGCAGTTTCGGCGAAGCGAGCACCGCGAAGGTTTCGTTCTGCACGGTGCGGACTTCGTAACTGGGCCAGTTTGCAGTGCCGTGGCGGATATCCACGTCGATCTTGTCTCGACTGAAATGCAGCGATTCGTAGGAACACGACAGATTGATCTGAATATCCGGGTTGGACGCTCGAAAAGCCTCCAGTCTCGGCATCAACCACAACAACCCGAAGCTGGGCGCCGAGTGCAGGCGCAAACAGTCCAGGCTCACGTCGCTGGCCGCGCGCTCGGTGGCGACCGCCAGGCTATGGAGCACCCCAGAGACTTCCTTGAGGTATTGCTCGCCCACCGGCGTCAGCGTTACCCCTCGAGCGGCGCGGACGAACAATTGCCGGCCAATCATGGCTTCGAGTTTCGCCAGTTGATGACTGACCGCAGAGGGCGTCAGGTCCAACACTTCCGCAGCCCTGGCGACGTTGCTGAACCGGGCCGTTTGCTCAAAAGCCTGAATTGCTTTCAGCGGTGGAAGAATCAAGGGGGCATCGGTGTCGGTACGCATGGCAGATCACTCGACAATAGTTCTAATGATTGTTGAGCTTCGCCGTGAAAGCTTCCATCCGCAAGCAACCGAGTGCTGAATTTTTTTCAGCGCTGAATGATTTTTACGGCATTGCTCAGCCGGGAGGCAAAGCAGAAGCTGAGTCATCGGTTTTTTCCAAATCGACCCAATAAAAACAATCCGAGGTATCCCTCCATGCTTCTGCAAGGCAAAGTCGCGATCATTACCGGCGCCGCATCCGCCCGTGGCATTGGCCGCGCCACCGCTACGACATTCGCACAGCACGGCGCCCGCGTCGTGATTCTCGACCTGGATGAATCTGCCGCACGCGATGCCGCCAGCGCCCTGGGCGAAGGCCATCTCGGCCTTGCGGCCAACGTTGCCGATGAATCGCAGGTCCAACGGGCCGTCGCCCAGGTCGTCGAACATTTCGGCCGAATCGACATCCTCGTCAACAACGCCGGCATCACCCAACCCCTCAAGACCCTCGATATCCGCCCATCGGACTACGACAAAGTGCTGGACGTCAGCCTGCGCGGCACCCTGCTCATGTCGCAGGCGGTGATCCCGCTGATGCGCGAACAGCAAGGCGGCAGCATCGTCTGCATGTCTTCGGTGTCGGCCCAACGGGGCGGCGGCATCTTTGGTGGGCCGCATTATAGCGCCGCCAAGGCCGGCGTATTGGGCCTCGCCAAGGCAATGGCGCGCGAGTTGGGTCCGGACAAGGTGCGGGTCAACTCCATTGCCCCGGGCTTGATCCACACCGACATCACCGGCGGCCTCATGCAGGATGAGCGTCGGCACGCGATCATCGACGGCATTCCGTTGGGTCGCCTGGGTGCGGCGCAGGATGTCGCCAACGCCGCCCTGTTCCTGGCCAGCGATTTATCGTCTTACCTGACAGGCATCACCCTGGATGTGAACGGCGGCATGCTGATTCACTGATGCATCTGGGCGGGCCATCGCGGCCCGTGCGGTTCTGGATCGAAGACCCCAGCCGGGCTGTTTGCCTGGCGGTCAATAAAAACAAGAGATCAGGCCATCATGACTACTTTGTCGCTCGAAGCGGTTTCGACCGTGCGTTCCAATGCCTACCGGAAAACGGCCTGGCGGCTGATGCCTTTCCTGATGCTGTGCTATTTGTGCGCCTATCTGGATCGGGTCAACGTCGGTTTCGCCAAGCTGCAAATGATGAACGACCTGGCGCTCAGCGAAACCGTCTACGGGCTCGGCGCGGGCATGTTTTTCATCGGCTATTTCCTCTGCGAAGTCCCCAGCAACGTCATCTTGCACAAGGTCGGCGCTCGCGTCTGGATCGCGCGGATCATGATCACCTGGGGCATCATTTCCGCGCTGTTCGCCTTCGTCGAAACTGCCTGGCAGTTCTATGCCCTGCGTTTTTTGCTCGGGGTCGCCGAAGCAGGACTGGCCCCCGGATTGCTGCTTTATCTCACCTACTGGTTCCCGTCCTATCGGCGTGCGCGCATGACCGTGCTCTGGTTCATCGCCATCCCCTTGTCGGGCATGGTGGGCGGCCCGCTCTCCGGCTGGATCATGAACCATTTCGCCGGCGTGCACGGCTGGGCCGGATGGCAGTGGATGTTCGTGCTCGAAGCCATTCCCACCGTTGTCGTCGGGCTGTTGGTGCTGAGTTATCTCAAAGACGGCGTGCATCAGGCCCATTGGCTGGACGATGAAGAGAAGGCCCTGGTCAGCCGTGAACTGGCCGAGGACAACCAGCAGAAGGTCACCCATGCCTCGGTGGGCGAGTTCGTCCGTGACCGCCGCCTGTGGCTGCTGGCCGGGATTTATTTCTGCGTGGTCATGGGCCAGTACGCCATCACCTTCTGGCTGCCGACGCTGGTGCGCAACGCCGGGGTTTCCGATCCGCTGCACATCGGTTTCCTGACCAGCCTGCCCTACCTCTGCGCCATTGCGGCCATGTTGTTGATCGGTCGCAGCGGCGATAAGCATCGCGAGCGGCGCTGGCACCTGATCGCACCGATGATCGCCGGTGCCATCGGGCTGACGCTCGCCGCACTGCTGGGGGGCAACATCCTGCTGTCCATCCTGAGCCTGTGCCTGGCGGCGTCCGGCATCCTCTCTGCGTCCTCGATGTTCTGGATGCTGCCCACGACCTTGCTCGGCGGGGTATCCGCCGCCGCAGGCATCGCGGCGGTCAACAGCTTCGCCAACCTTGCCGGCTTCTGCTCGCCCTACCTGATTGGCTGGATCACCACGCAGACCGGTTCCAGCGCCATCGGCATGTACCTGATCACCGGCGTACTGCTGGGCGGCGCCTTGCTGGTGCTGCGCATTCCCGCCGCCCTGGTCAATCGTTAAGTCACCGGAGTTCCACCATGACTCGCTCGCTTTCATCTGCTTCATCCACGTCCCTGGCCGACCGCGCCCACAATATCCGTCGTCATGCACTGCGCATGGGTCAGGTCCAGGGACAAGGCTACGTCGGCCAAGCCCTGGGCGCCGCCGACCTGCTGGCAGTCGCGTACTTCCACGCCATGAACCATCGGCCTGAAGACCCTGAGTGGGAGCAACGTGATCGCTTCTATCTCTCCATCGGCCATTACGCGATCGCGTTGTACGCGGCCTTGATCGAGGCCCGGATCGTTCCCCTCGATGAGCTGGAAACCTATGGCGCGGACGACAGCCGGCTGCCCATGTCGGGCATGGCGACGTACACGCCGGGCATGGAAATCACCGGAGGCTCCCTCGGCCAAGGCCTGGGCATCGCCGTAGGTGCCTGCCTGGGCCTGAAGCGCAAAGGCTCGCCCGCCTTCATCTACAACCTGCTGTCGGACGGTGAATTGAACGAAGGCTCGACCTGGGAAGCCGTGATGTCGGCGTCGCACTGGAAGCTCGACAACCTGATTGCCATCGTCGACGTCAACAACCAGCAGGCCGATGGCTACTCCAGCGAAATCCTTTCGTTCGAGCCGATCGTTGACCGCTGGCAAGCCTTTGGCTGGTTCACTCAACGCGTCGACGGCAACGACCTGGATGCCCTGGTGACGGCATTCGATGCGGCGCGTAACCACCCTTCCAGCCAGCCCCGGGTGATCATCTGCGATACACGCATGGGCAAGGGTGTGCCGTTCCTGGAAAACCGCGAGAAGACCCATTTCATCCGCGTCGAAGAACACGAGTGGGACCTGGCGCTGAACAACCTTGAAGAAGGAAAACACTCATGAGCAACGCCGCCAACACACCGAATGCGATGGGCCAGCCGGGCAAGAAACGCTTGACCACCTCAGCGATGATCGCCTCGATTGCCGCCGAAGGACAGGCGACGAAAACAGCACCATTCGGCCATGCGCTGGCCGCATTGGCGGACCAGCGCCCGGACATCGTCGGCCTGTCCGCCGACCTGTCCAAATACACCGACTTGCACATCTTCGCCAAGGCCCATCCGGATCGTTTCTACCAGATGGGCATGGCCGAGCAGTTGCTGATGAGCGCCGCGGCGGGCATGGCCCGGGAAGGTTTCGTGCCGTTTGCCACGACCTACGCGGTGTTCGCTTCCCGTCGGGCCTACGACTTCATTTGCATGGCGATCGCCGAGGAGAACCTCAACGTCAAGATCGTCTGTGGCTTGCCAGGCCTCACCACCGGTTACGGTCCGAGCCACCAGGCCACGGACGACCTGGCGATCTTCCGCGCCATGCCCAACCTGATGATCGTCGACCCCTGTGACGCGTTGGAAATCGAGCAGGCTGTACCGGCCATCGCCGCCCACCAAGGCCCGGTCTACATGCGTTTGCTGCGCGGTAACGTGCCCTTGGTGCTGGACGAATACGGCTACACGTTCGAGATCGGCAAGGCCAAGACCCTGCGTACCGGCAATGATGTGCTGATCATTTCCACCGGGTTGATGACGATGCGTGCCTTGGAAGCCGCCAAGCAACTGCAGGCCGACGGCGTCGATGTCGCGGTCCTGCACATGCCGACCATCAAGCCGCTGGACGAACACACCCTGCTCGCCGAGGCCAGAAAGCCAGGGCGACTGGTGGTGACCGCGGAAAACAGCTCCATCATCGGCGGGCTGGGCGAAGCGGTTGCCGGGGTCCTGTTGCGCAATGGCGTGACCCCGACATTCAGGCAAATCGCGTTGCCAGACGCCTTCCTCGACGCGGGCGCGCTGCCGACGCTGCATGATCGCTACGGTATTTCCACCCAGGCCGTTTGCGCGCAAATCAAAGCCTGGCTTTAAGGGCAAGCGCCGGGTACCGGCAACAGGTACCCGGCGGTTCCAAGCAAAAGGGAGCGAAACCTGATGCCTGATGATTGGCTCGATCCCGCGTTCAGCGGTCTTGTGGCCTCGGGCGCGGAACAATGGTCGCTGAGCACGCTGCCGGCCATCCGCGCCCGAGTTCATTCGACCTTCAAACCCGAGCACCACGTGCGATGTGAAGTGTGCTGGATTCCTGGCGCCGATGCCGAGCATTTGCGCCTGTGCCTCTACCGGCCGAAAGGCCTCGCGCCAGATGCGAAGCTTCCGGCGATCCTGTCCATCCATGGCGGTGGCTTCGTACTCGGAAAGCCCGAGATGGCCGATGACCTCCTGGCGGACCTGGCCGACGAGTTGGGGGCCCTCATCGTTGCGGTGGATTATCGACTGGCGCCCGAACATCCTTTTCCTGCCCCCCTCGATGACTGTTACAGCGCCCTCGCCTGGCTGTTCGAAAACAGTCAGGACCTGGGCCTGGATTCCTGGCGCGTTGCAATCATGGGCCATAGCGCCGGTGGCGCGCTTGCCGCCGCATTGGCCATCATGGTCCGCGACAAAGGCCGGTTTTCGCTGGCCGGCCAGGCGCTCATGTACCCGATGCTCGATCACCGCACAGGCTCAGCACAATCCCCCTACCCGAGCAGGAAAACAGCCACGTTCAGTTGGCTGCCGGAGCCCAATCAGTTCTGCTGGCAGTGCCTGCGCGGAGGCTACGCCCTGGACGATGATCGTGTCGGCCTGTTTTCACCGGCCCTGCAACCAGACCTTTGCAACCTGCCGCCGACGTTCATCGCGGTCGGTGCGCAAGATCTGTTTCTCGAGGAAGACGTCGATTTTGCGATGAGGCTGTCTCGCGCTGGGGTCGCCCTGGAGCTTCACGTCTATCCTGGCGCGCCCCATATGTTTGACCAGGTGCCAGGGCGCATCGCGGATCAATCGACCTGCGACATCGTTCGGGCGTTGAAAGTATTTTTGAGGAAGTGACGAAGCGGGATCCGGACCTGCAATCCAACGGTGAAAACTTGCGCGCCAGCGTCTATGGTAGATATCTGCAACGCAGACCATCCCCTAGGGTCTGTACGAAATGTGTTCGCGCGAAAGCCAGACAAGGCGAAACGGGGCGAGGAAGCGGAGTGTACTGGAGTACATGAGCATTCCGAGCCCCGTTTCAACGCAGTATGGGTGAGTGCGGATACATTTCGTACAGAGCCTAATAACAAGATTGCCGTGAAAGCCCTGCGCGGGCGTCACGCCCGATGGGAGCCTTTCATGACCCTGCACAGCGCGCAGCCGATCCCCAGCGAACTGGCGGCCTT
This genomic interval from Pseudomonas alvandae contains the following:
- a CDS encoding NADPH-dependent F420 reductase, giving the protein MSYAIIGFGKIGQALAKAFARSAIEVSVATTRDPESFAPEAAAIGPGLIPKRLAEAVNADVLFLAVRYESHRDVAKALPSWEGKTIIDVTNAYGVSPEELGGLPSSKVVEQAFTGGAAGKGVQPFDRHCPRAGSDGTGRQESRVPGERR
- a CDS encoding winged helix-turn-helix transcriptional regulator, with translation MIGKWKPLVLFFLRNGPKRYGELKRLIPGVSDKVLIQQLKDLEADRVLARTDYKEVPPRVDYALTPLVCGCSRDAAVVTSRSPSTGRKAIARPGTVFARGVISAPGFG
- a CDS encoding LysR family transcriptional regulator, with the protein product MNFDLADLRGFLAVADLGSFSAAAQALHLSQSALSRRVDKLELALGVQLFERTTRRVELSTIGRGFLPRARNVLNEVENALIGFHDLAYRLSGEVTIACVPSAVAYFLPDVIRQYHAKYPGIRVRVIDESSSAILTVVARGEADFGLTYIGTQDADVVFQPLLEESFVVALQVGHPLTERESLTWDDLTTVDYISLAQGSGNRFLIDQALANRDIRPRSFCEVKHVPALVSLVEAGLGVGVVPKLAMPAEGHATLVTRPLTNPAISRTLGLISRRGRTLSPVAQLLFDLLMGIGK
- a CDS encoding Ldh family oxidoreductase → MHNKNESADVALEDLRELGRLAFQGLGLAPEAAEQVCQVLVLADLFGLTTHGLSRIESYGERLESGGISAAAEPTVEALAPAIARVDGRNAVGPLVGMTALEAGMKIARQFGIGLVLARGSNHFGPVSPYSYIAAEQGFASIIGSNATTTIAPSGGSDARLGNSPLGFGVPNPDGNHFMLDMAMSVVARAKIRNALARQESIPDNWATDVSGRPTTDPRAALDGFLLPIGGHKGYGLALVVDLLAGLLSNAAYLTHVKSWVDAPDEPQNLGHFFILIDTARLGSAGWLQERMRDFASILHQSPPIEPASPVIVPGEIELKKMRRYLHEGVPVDAATRRLLDQYASRVA
- a CDS encoding ABC transporter substrate-binding protein; protein product: MTSSNKNLATAFSPTGVLRASINVGNPILARLDEAGNAVGVSVDLAAAFAEELGLPLELRVFKSAGESVAAVSEGRADFGFFAIDPLRAEQLAFTEPYVLIEGCYLVREDSHLSSINQVDQPGLALVVGKGSAYDLYLTRELKHATIIRSPTSPTVVDTFLAEGADVAAGVKQQLEFDTTRFPGLRLLPGRFMEIRQAMGVPHAYGKDAAECLRRFVDRAKASGFVAEAIKRHGIVGATVPG
- a CDS encoding SLC13 family permease, with translation MLAFLGLSMVVVFTYLIMAKRLSPIVALIVVPVVFSIIAGFALTTDKMMLDGIKMVAPSAALLLFAILFFGVLFDAGLFDPMIKTILRVVNGNPVKIAVGTAILSLTTALDGDGTTTYMITCAAMLPLYKRIQMNPMILASICVLSLSVMGGMTPWGGPATRVIAVLGLDAAEFFSPVWWICSAQYLHNPGEPLPLILVDEPSIYRRYALEALERANIPWRQAYLASNLIGIKAATRAGLGVTPRSMEMLGPDMRVLGENDGLPRLPDVTYHLWIRPNTVNPLVRRAYDLIRNNQGH
- a CDS encoding LysR substrate-binding domain-containing protein, which translates into the protein MRTDTDAPLILPPLKAIQAFEQTARFSNVARAAEVLDLTPSAVSHQLAKLEAMIGRQLFVRAARGVTLTPVGEQYLKEVSGVLHSLAVATERAASDVSLDCLRLHSAPSFGLLWLMPRLEAFRASNPDIQINLSCSYESLHFSRDKIDVDIRHGTANWPSYEVRTVQNETFAVLASPKLLAQCPIRSASDLLDCDLVLSEATLLKWPQWFAQHGLARPEKPYALSFDRSYMSLEAASHGLGFALESTLLAKKYLAAGSLVEVAPEALSAPVAAHHLVFPKAHSSFPRVRRFLEWMESELGQGFAY
- a CDS encoding SDR family NAD(P)-dependent oxidoreductase, which translates into the protein MLLQGKVAIITGAASARGIGRATATTFAQHGARVVILDLDESAARDAASALGEGHLGLAANVADESQVQRAVAQVVEHFGRIDILVNNAGITQPLKTLDIRPSDYDKVLDVSLRGTLLMSQAVIPLMREQQGGSIVCMSSVSAQRGGGIFGGPHYSAAKAGVLGLAKAMARELGPDKVRVNSIAPGLIHTDITGGLMQDERRHAIIDGIPLGRLGAAQDVANAALFLASDLSSYLTGITLDVNGGMLIH
- a CDS encoding MFS transporter; translation: MTTLSLEAVSTVRSNAYRKTAWRLMPFLMLCYLCAYLDRVNVGFAKLQMMNDLALSETVYGLGAGMFFIGYFLCEVPSNVILHKVGARVWIARIMITWGIISALFAFVETAWQFYALRFLLGVAEAGLAPGLLLYLTYWFPSYRRARMTVLWFIAIPLSGMVGGPLSGWIMNHFAGVHGWAGWQWMFVLEAIPTVVVGLLVLSYLKDGVHQAHWLDDEEKALVSRELAEDNQQKVTHASVGEFVRDRRLWLLAGIYFCVVMGQYAITFWLPTLVRNAGVSDPLHIGFLTSLPYLCAIAAMLLIGRSGDKHRERRWHLIAPMIAGAIGLTLAALLGGNILLSILSLCLAASGILSASSMFWMLPTTLLGGVSAAAGIAAVNSFANLAGFCSPYLIGWITTQTGSSAIGMYLITGVLLGGALLVLRIPAALVNR
- a CDS encoding transketolase; its protein translation is MTRSLSSASSTSLADRAHNIRRHALRMGQVQGQGYVGQALGAADLLAVAYFHAMNHRPEDPEWEQRDRFYLSIGHYAIALYAALIEARIVPLDELETYGADDSRLPMSGMATYTPGMEITGGSLGQGLGIAVGACLGLKRKGSPAFIYNLLSDGELNEGSTWEAVMSASHWKLDNLIAIVDVNNQQADGYSSEILSFEPIVDRWQAFGWFTQRVDGNDLDALVTAFDAARNHPSSQPRVIICDTRMGKGVPFLENREKTHFIRVEEHEWDLALNNLEEGKHS
- a CDS encoding transketolase family protein gives rise to the protein MSNAANTPNAMGQPGKKRLTTSAMIASIAAEGQATKTAPFGHALAALADQRPDIVGLSADLSKYTDLHIFAKAHPDRFYQMGMAEQLLMSAAAGMAREGFVPFATTYAVFASRRAYDFICMAIAEENLNVKIVCGLPGLTTGYGPSHQATDDLAIFRAMPNLMIVDPCDALEIEQAVPAIAAHQGPVYMRLLRGNVPLVLDEYGYTFEIGKAKTLRTGNDVLIISTGLMTMRALEAAKQLQADGVDVAVLHMPTIKPLDEHTLLAEARKPGRLVVTAENSSIIGGLGEAVAGVLLRNGVTPTFRQIALPDAFLDAGALPTLHDRYGISTQAVCAQIKAWL